From one Streptomyces mobaraensis genomic stretch:
- a CDS encoding DUF2867 domain-containing protein, whose product MTVPRARRVDVPQSLRKAGEFTDPHYASAYAIAVGDARSRTPEEWARAAIEEAPAALRFFLRFGWTKVLGLRMGPKSGSAEHVLGWRITDSTPNALTMDGHSGLFSSYNVVLTENSTLVWATAQHFKGRGAGLLWGLARPVHQIAVPYLLRRSCKAGQRAAGPAAG is encoded by the coding sequence ATGACCGTCCCCCGTGCGCGTCGCGTCGACGTTCCGCAATCCCTCCGGAAAGCCGGGGAATTCACCGACCCCCACTACGCCTCGGCCTACGCCATAGCGGTCGGCGACGCCCGCTCCCGGACGCCGGAGGAGTGGGCCCGGGCCGCGATCGAGGAGGCACCGGCCGCGCTGCGGTTCTTCCTGCGCTTCGGGTGGACGAAGGTGCTGGGGCTGCGCATGGGGCCCAAGTCCGGGTCCGCCGAGCACGTCCTCGGGTGGCGCATCACGGACTCCACCCCGAACGCGCTGACCATGGACGGGCATTCGGGCCTGTTCTCCTCCTACAACGTGGTGCTCACCGAGAACTCGACGCTGGTGTGGGCCACCGCCCAGCACTTCAAGGGGCGCGGAGCCGGCCTGCTGTGGGGGCTGGCCCGGCCGGTGCACCAGATCGCCGTGCCCTACCTGCTGCGGCGCTCCTGCAAGGCGGGGCAGCGCGCCGCCGGCCCGGCGGCGGGGTAA
- a CDS encoding DUF5703 family protein yields the protein MPEYEFCDVYVPRGVSRGAATRLLTDHAEYGHWELDRLRLFPDGSRRVRLRRRIIRQVRATW from the coding sequence ATGCCGGAATACGAATTCTGTGATGTGTATGTGCCGCGAGGGGTCTCCCGAGGTGCTGCCACGCGACTGCTGACCGACCACGCCGAGTACGGACACTGGGAGTTGGACCGACTGCGCCTCTTCCCCGACGGCAGCCGAAGAGTGCGGCTGCGCCGCAGGATCATCCGCCAGGTGCGCGCCACCTGGTAG
- a CDS encoding aldo/keto reductase gives MEQRHVGRTGLRVSRLGLGTLTWGRDTDEQEAGEQLRVFHEAGGTLVDTADVYAGGAAEYLLGRLLDTVVPRRDLVLATKAGSVLDPGHRADTSRGHLLAALDASLARLGTDHVDLWQLHAFDPGTPLEETLQAVDTAVASGRVRYAGVSNFCGWQLAKAATWQLAAPGTRTRLASTQMEYSLLQRGIEREVLPAALDLGVGVLPSSPLGRGVLTGKYRRTTPADSRGASEHLAPFVAPYLEEPARRVVDAVATAADGLATTPLQIALAWVRDRPGVTAPIVGARTARQLRAALSVEALTLPDEICQALDDVSAPVHRYPDQDWSEL, from the coding sequence ATGGAGCAAAGGCATGTCGGCCGCACGGGCCTGCGCGTCTCCCGGCTCGGACTCGGCACGCTCACCTGGGGACGGGACACCGACGAGCAGGAGGCCGGCGAGCAGCTCAGGGTCTTCCACGAGGCGGGCGGGACGCTCGTGGACACGGCGGACGTGTACGCGGGCGGCGCCGCCGAGTACCTCCTCGGCCGGCTCCTCGACACCGTCGTCCCGCGCCGCGACCTCGTCCTGGCGACGAAGGCCGGCAGCGTCCTGGACCCCGGCCACCGCGCCGACACCTCGCGCGGCCACCTGCTGGCCGCCCTCGACGCCTCCCTCGCCCGCCTCGGCACGGACCACGTCGACCTGTGGCAACTGCACGCCTTCGACCCCGGTACGCCGCTGGAGGAGACCCTCCAGGCCGTCGACACCGCCGTCGCCAGCGGCCGCGTCCGGTACGCCGGCGTCTCGAACTTCTGCGGCTGGCAGCTCGCCAAGGCCGCGACCTGGCAGCTGGCCGCGCCGGGAACGCGCACCCGGCTGGCGAGTACGCAGATGGAGTACTCCCTGCTCCAGCGCGGCATCGAACGCGAAGTGCTGCCCGCCGCCCTGGACCTGGGCGTCGGCGTGCTGCCCTCGTCCCCGCTGGGCCGGGGCGTGCTCACCGGCAAGTACCGCCGCACGACGCCCGCCGACTCCCGGGGCGCCTCCGAACACCTCGCCCCCTTCGTCGCCCCGTACCTGGAGGAGCCGGCGCGCCGCGTCGTCGACGCCGTCGCCACCGCCGCCGACGGCCTCGCCACCACGCCCCTCCAGATCGCCCTCGCCTGGGTCCGCGACCGCCCCGGCGTCACCGCCCCGATCGTCGGCGCTCGCACGGCGCGTCAGCTCAGGGCGGCGTTGTCAGTGGAAGCCCTTACGCTTCCGGACGAGATCTGCCAAGCGCTCGACGACGTGTCGGCGCCGGTGCACCGCTACCCCGATCAGGACTGGAGCGAGCTGTGA
- a CDS encoding LLM class F420-dependent oxidoreductase, translating into MRLGINLGYWGAGMDADNLAVAKEADRLGYAVCWAAEAYGSDAPTVLSWVAAQTERIDVGSAIFQIPARTPAMTAMTAATLDSLSGGRFRLGLGVSGPQVSEGWYGVKFDKPLARTREYVEIVRKAMARERLTHEGEHWTLPLPGGPGKPIKLTVHPVREHIPLYIAAIGPKNLEQTGEIADGALVLFFAPELAEETTLGSIRAGRAKAGKDMEGFDLVPTVPLALGDDVAALADTFRPYTALYVGGMGSAKQNFYNRLAVRMGYEKEAAEIQEKYLSGDKKGAAAAVPQQLIDSTSLLGSVERISDRMRAYADAGVTTLSLNPSGFTLEERIAGLRAGVEALERAGLA; encoded by the coding sequence ATGCGGCTCGGAATCAACCTCGGCTACTGGGGCGCCGGGATGGACGCGGACAATCTCGCGGTCGCCAAGGAGGCCGACCGGCTCGGCTACGCGGTCTGCTGGGCCGCGGAGGCGTACGGCTCCGACGCGCCCACCGTCCTCTCCTGGGTCGCCGCGCAGACCGAGCGCATCGACGTCGGCTCGGCCATCTTCCAGATCCCCGCCCGTACCCCCGCCATGACGGCCATGACCGCCGCCACCCTCGACTCGCTCTCCGGCGGCCGGTTCCGGCTCGGCCTCGGCGTCTCCGGCCCGCAGGTATCCGAGGGCTGGTACGGCGTGAAGTTCGACAAGCCGCTCGCCCGCACCCGCGAGTACGTCGAGATCGTCCGCAAGGCCATGGCCCGTGAGCGCCTGACGCACGAGGGCGAGCACTGGACGCTGCCGCTGCCCGGCGGCCCCGGCAAGCCGATCAAGCTGACCGTGCACCCGGTGCGCGAGCACATCCCGCTGTACATCGCGGCCATCGGCCCCAAGAACCTGGAGCAGACCGGCGAGATCGCCGACGGCGCCCTCGTCCTCTTCTTCGCCCCCGAGCTCGCCGAGGAGACCACGCTCGGGTCGATCCGCGCGGGCCGCGCCAAGGCCGGCAAGGACATGGAAGGCTTCGACCTCGTCCCGACCGTCCCGCTCGCCCTCGGCGACGACGTCGCCGCCCTCGCCGACACCTTCCGCCCCTACACCGCGCTCTACGTCGGTGGCATGGGCAGCGCCAAGCAGAACTTCTACAACCGGCTCGCGGTGCGCATGGGCTACGAGAAGGAGGCCGCCGAGATCCAGGAGAAGTACCTCTCCGGCGACAAGAAGGGGGCCGCCGCGGCCGTTCCGCAGCAGCTCATCGACTCGACGTCGCTGCTCGGCTCCGTGGAGCGGATCTCCGACCGGATGCGCGCCTACGCCGACGCCGGTGTCACCACGCTGTCCCTCAACCCCTCGGGCTTCACGCTGGAGGAGCGGATCGCCGGGCTGCGCGCCGGCGTCGAGGCGCTGGAGCGGGCCGGACTCGCCTGA
- a CDS encoding chaplin, with product MRQVAKKGLLTVAAAGSVLAVTGGYAYADSGAQGAAAHSPGVASGNTVQVPVHVPVNVCGNTVNVVGALNPASGNTCVNGGHGGHGGHASHGQGHGHGGGHDQGHGHGGGHHGGGSGAEGAAVGSPGIASGNVVQAPVDVPVNACGNSVDVVGVANPTFGNACINGGHDHGRGPDHTRPHHPGEPSHHHPPADKPHGDDGDHHGNHHGDHDKGKPCDEHPPAGHHNPPAEHSVHKPGHVTPGPVTSGPIVPVAVVKDAHRPAQQAAAAVEEKDDQLAHTGAGELGMAGAASAALLLGGAVLYRRARAGQQG from the coding sequence ATGCGACAGGTCGCCAAAAAGGGCCTGCTCACCGTCGCGGCAGCGGGCAGCGTGCTCGCCGTGACCGGTGGCTACGCGTACGCGGACTCGGGTGCCCAGGGCGCCGCCGCGCACTCCCCGGGCGTCGCGTCCGGGAACACCGTCCAGGTGCCGGTCCACGTGCCGGTCAACGTCTGTGGCAACACCGTGAACGTCGTCGGGGCGCTCAACCCCGCCTCCGGAAACACCTGTGTCAACGGGGGTCACGGGGGCCACGGGGGTCACGCTTCCCACGGGCAGGGCCACGGCCACGGCGGCGGTCACGACCAGGGTCACGGGCACGGCGGCGGGCACCACGGCGGCGGCTCCGGGGCGGAGGGCGCGGCCGTCGGCTCGCCCGGCATCGCCTCCGGGAACGTCGTCCAGGCGCCGGTGGACGTGCCGGTCAACGCCTGCGGCAACTCCGTGGACGTGGTCGGTGTCGCCAACCCCACCTTCGGCAACGCCTGCATCAACGGGGGCCACGACCACGGGAGGGGCCCGGACCACACCCGGCCGCACCACCCGGGCGAGCCCTCGCACCACCACCCGCCGGCCGACAAGCCGCACGGGGACGACGGGGACCACCACGGGAACCACCACGGGGACCACGACAAGGGCAAGCCGTGCGACGAGCACCCGCCGGCCGGGCACCACAACCCGCCCGCCGAGCACTCGGTGCACAAGCCCGGCCACGTCACCCCCGGTCCGGTCACCTCGGGCCCGATCGTCCCGGTGGCCGTGGTGAAGGACGCGCACCGTCCGGCCCAGCAGGCCGCCGCGGCGGTCGAGGAGAAGGACGACCAGCTCGCGCACACCGGCGCGGGTGAGCTGGGCATGGCCGGCGCCGCGAGCGCGGCCCTGCTGCTCGGCGGCGCCGTCCTCTACCGCCGGGCGCGCGCCGGTCAGCAGGGCTGA
- a CDS encoding ferritin-like domain-containing protein: MLTARSLFQEILDDDEAFRLFCSIAASGEAQGGWENGRISALVPESLRALAPKIARHGADEDKHGRIFLALLRRRGLEPAEVPPETDYTMLLERRGIGLPHAQLRADEPLSVRDVIAYLAHSRVTEQRAADQMRMLTHHFGDHPEVGRALRMICHDEANHLAYCHEELLRLAAAGHGRTIHTLLRECALAEAVVYRDVGLAVMGRMGRLLNWPRAKSAALAAGVHALYAAERLGGRRRMVSLRMPERRDALGGGAVAVAPEFA; the protein is encoded by the coding sequence ATGCTCACGGCCAGAAGTCTGTTCCAGGAGATCCTCGACGACGACGAGGCGTTCCGCCTGTTCTGCTCCATCGCCGCGAGCGGCGAGGCGCAGGGCGGCTGGGAGAACGGCCGGATCTCCGCCCTGGTGCCCGAGAGCCTCCGCGCCCTCGCCCCCAAGATCGCCCGGCATGGCGCGGACGAGGACAAACACGGCCGCATCTTCCTGGCCCTGCTGCGCCGACGCGGTCTGGAACCGGCCGAGGTGCCCCCGGAGACCGACTACACGATGCTCCTCGAACGCCGCGGCATCGGCCTGCCGCACGCCCAACTGCGGGCGGACGAGCCGCTGTCCGTCCGGGACGTCATCGCCTATCTGGCGCACAGCCGGGTCACCGAGCAGCGGGCCGCCGACCAGATGCGGATGCTCACCCACCACTTCGGCGACCACCCCGAGGTCGGCCGCGCCCTCCGGATGATCTGCCACGACGAGGCCAACCACCTCGCGTACTGCCACGAGGAACTGCTGCGGCTCGCCGCCGCCGGGCACGGCCGGACGATCCACACCCTGCTGCGCGAGTGCGCCCTCGCCGAGGCCGTCGTGTACCGGGACGTCGGCCTCGCCGTCATGGGGCGTATGGGACGCCTGTTGAACTGGCCCCGCGCCAAGTCGGCCGCCCTCGCCGCGGGCGTCCACGCCCTGTACGCGGCCGAACGGCTCGGCGGACGGCGGCGGATGGTCTCCCTGCGGATGCCGGAGCGGCGGGACGCGCTGGGCGGCGGGGCGGTGGCGGTGGCGCCGGAGTTCGCCTGA
- a CDS encoding helix-hairpin-helix domain-containing protein gives MEKAAAAASGAPAEAPVPAPGREDAALVDGLARPVEDEGEGRAPEAPVAAPRTTPDDASAPSPEDTVPAARATAQGAAGPGATPGHAPGARDDLPADVPTGRHAAGTATDGEPGGAGGTQGDRPGSGAGPDGAASGAAGHDGNAVGDPAAPDSGGGTDGRTAAAPARDAASYDPAAPARDATPDDPAAPDGRRGRAPAEAADPAAPANATPDSGGGTPPKRSAVAEALAAAVRAVESGERSAASFFTEPARPAARAPRRVSRAAAPAVEGPLAEAPLDEEVLAEVRRVLVAGGAPESLAGAVVTALGEQAAEALREDPWLLLGVAGVRPEQADGFARALLGDACGPGDARRARALVGRLLERAALAGHTVLEASALREELARRAVPDPDEALGEVIADGSVLVFQEPLRAPETPEEEAGEAEVPVRTLLGLDRYAMAEESLADGLARLLGTLTARDLDWEGAAAAAPSPSAAELIRAVAASGLVAHSGGEAARAEPAAVVAAARALGLRAVAAAFTEDGRRRLAAAGDAEAVTVAGLLAGREGPERDAEGALAVDLLAVLDAPRLDVETAAALVESLPDGARLVLSGDPAELGPAGPGRVFGDVLAARACPVVVSRTPDPGPLGELLSGIGAGELLRVDAPGKEVVIVPVRDAGEAVHRTVQLVADSVPRAIGVPPEATQVVTVGHGGAVGTRALNAALKERLNPGPGRFGGFDPGDRIAYVPAPGRMVPGTVVSGDADGLRLDCSGTQVVVPPGRVADAVRHGWAVTAHQAAGTRWPAAVVVLPGDAGPGLTRSWVYTAFGRGERHLSVVHGVGQDLPRAVAEVPAKERSTRLRTLLKPQTAPAG, from the coding sequence ATGGAGAAGGCCGCCGCGGCCGCCTCGGGCGCTCCGGCCGAGGCACCGGTTCCGGCCCCGGGCAGGGAGGACGCCGCTCTCGTGGACGGCCTCGCCCGCCCGGTCGAGGACGAGGGCGAGGGCAGGGCCCCGGAAGCACCGGTCGCCGCCCCTCGGACGACCCCGGACGACGCGTCGGCGCCGAGCCCCGAAGACACCGTGCCGGCAGCGCGGGCCACGGCCCAGGGCGCGGCAGGGCCCGGCGCGACGCCGGGCCACGCGCCCGGCGCACGGGACGACCTACCGGCTGACGTACCGACCGGTCGGCACGCGGCCGGCACGGCGACGGACGGCGAGCCGGGCGGGGCCGGGGGGACGCAGGGCGACCGCCCGGGCTCCGGCGCGGGCCCGGACGGCGCGGCGAGCGGCGCGGCCGGCCATGACGGCAACGCCGTCGGCGACCCGGCCGCCCCCGACAGCGGCGGCGGCACCGACGGCCGGACAGCCGCCGCCCCCGCGCGCGACGCGGCGTCGTACGACCCGGCCGCCCCCGCGCGCGACGCGACGCCGGACGACCCGGCCGCCCCCGACGGCCGACGAGGCCGAGCCCCCGCCGAGGCTGCGGACCCGGCCGCCCCCGCGAACGCCACCCCCGACAGCGGCGGCGGCACGCCGCCCAAGCGGTCCGCCGTCGCGGAGGCGCTGGCCGCGGCCGTGCGGGCCGTGGAGAGCGGGGAGCGGTCCGCCGCGTCGTTCTTCACCGAGCCGGCTCGGCCGGCGGCGCGAGCGCCGCGGCGGGTGAGCCGGGCCGCCGCGCCCGCCGTCGAAGGACCGCTCGCGGAGGCGCCGTTGGACGAGGAGGTGCTCGCGGAGGTGCGGCGGGTGCTGGTCGCGGGCGGGGCGCCCGAGAGCCTGGCCGGGGCGGTCGTGACCGCGCTCGGCGAGCAGGCCGCCGAGGCGCTGCGCGAGGACCCGTGGCTGCTGCTGGGCGTCGCGGGCGTACGCCCCGAGCAGGCGGACGGCTTCGCCCGCGCGCTGCTCGGCGACGCGTGCGGACCGGGCGACGCACGGCGGGCCAGAGCCCTCGTCGGCCGGCTGCTGGAGCGTGCCGCGCTCGCCGGGCACACCGTGCTGGAGGCGTCCGCCCTGCGCGAGGAGCTCGCCCGCCGGGCCGTCCCGGATCCGGACGAGGCGCTGGGCGAGGTGATCGCGGACGGTTCGGTGCTGGTCTTCCAGGAGCCGCTGCGGGCCCCGGAGACCCCCGAGGAGGAGGCCGGCGAGGCGGAGGTGCCGGTCCGGACCCTGTTGGGCCTGGACCGGTACGCCATGGCCGAGGAGAGCCTGGCCGACGGGCTCGCCCGGCTGCTCGGCACGCTCACCGCCCGGGACCTGGACTGGGAGGGCGCCGCCGCCGCGGCCCCCTCGCCGTCGGCCGCCGAGCTGATCCGCGCCGTGGCCGCCTCCGGCCTGGTGGCGCACAGCGGCGGTGAGGCGGCGCGCGCCGAGCCCGCGGCGGTCGTCGCGGCGGCCCGCGCGCTCGGCCTCCGCGCGGTGGCGGCGGCGTTCACCGAGGACGGCCGGCGGCGCCTGGCCGCCGCCGGGGACGCCGAGGCGGTCACGGTCGCCGGCCTGCTCGCCGGCCGGGAGGGGCCGGAGCGGGACGCCGAGGGGGCGCTCGCCGTCGACCTGCTGGCGGTGCTCGACGCGCCCCGGCTGGACGTCGAGACGGCCGCCGCGCTGGTGGAGTCGCTGCCCGACGGCGCCCGGCTGGTCCTCTCCGGCGACCCCGCCGAGCTGGGGCCGGCCGGGCCCGGGCGGGTGTTCGGCGACGTCCTGGCGGCCCGCGCCTGCCCGGTCGTCGTCTCCCGCACCCCCGACCCCGGCCCCCTCGGGGAACTGCTCTCCGGCATCGGGGCGGGCGAGCTGCTGCGGGTCGACGCGCCCGGCAAGGAGGTCGTCATCGTCCCGGTGCGGGACGCGGGCGAGGCCGTGCACCGCACGGTGCAGCTCGTCGCCGACTCGGTCCCCCGCGCGATCGGCGTCCCGCCCGAGGCCACCCAGGTCGTCACGGTCGGCCACGGCGGCGCCGTCGGCACCCGTGCGCTCAACGCCGCGCTGAAGGAGCGGCTCAACCCCGGACCGGGCCGCTTCGGCGGCTTCGACCCCGGCGACCGGATCGCGTACGTCCCCGCCCCCGGCCGGATGGTCCCGGGGACCGTGGTCTCCGGCGACGCGGACGGGCTGCGGCTCGACTGCTCGGGCACCCAGGTCGTCGTCCCGCCCGGCCGGGTGGCCGACGCGGTGCGGCACGGCTGGGCCGTCACCGCCCACCAGGCGGCCGGTACCCGCTGGCCGGCCGCGGTGGTCGTCCTGCCCGGCGACGCGGGCCCCGGACTGACCCGGTCCTGGGTCTACACGGCGTTCGGCCGCGGCGAGCGCCACCTGTCCGTCGTCCACGGCGTGGGCCAGGACCTGCCGCGTGCCGTGGCGGAGGTCCCGGCAAAGGAACGGAGCACCCGGCTCCGCACGCTGCTGAAACCGCAGACGGCGCCCGCCGGGTGA
- a CDS encoding chaplin gives MLKKVVATAAATGGLVLTGAGLAAAAGGAQGAAVNSPGVVSGNVVQVPVSVPVNLCGNTVNVVGLLNPTHGNVCVNK, from the coding sequence ATGCTCAAGAAGGTCGTCGCCACCGCGGCTGCCACCGGTGGTCTCGTGCTCACGGGCGCGGGTCTGGCAGCGGCGGCCGGCGGGGCGCAGGGCGCCGCGGTGAACAGCCCCGGCGTCGTCTCGGGCAACGTGGTCCAGGTTCCGGTCTCGGTTCCGGTCAACCTGTGCGGCAACACGGTCAACGTCGTCGGGCTGCTCAACCCCACGCACGGCAACGTCTGCGTCAACAAGTGA
- a CDS encoding M20/M25/M40 family metallo-hydrolase — MSAEQTTGAENEVVDICRDLIRIDTSNYGDHSGPGERAAAEYVAEKLAEVGLEPQIFESHPGRASTVARIEGEDPSRPALLIHGHTDVVPADAADWTHHPFAGEIADGCLWGRGAVDMKDMDAMTLAVVRDRMRTGRKPPRDVVLAFLADEEAGGTYGARYLVDRHPGLFEGVTEAISEVGGFSFTVNENLRLYLVETAQKGMHWMRLTVEGTAGHGSMTNTDNAITELCEAVGRLGRHQFPVRVTKTVRSFLDELSDALGTPLDPEDMEATLAKLGGIAKIIGATLRNTAAPTMLGAGYKVNVIPGQATAHVDGRFLPGYEEEFLADLDRILGPRVKREDVHADKALETGFDGDLVQAMQTALRAEDPIARAVPYMLSGGTDAKSFDDLGIRGFGFAPLKLPPELDFAGMFHGVDERVPVDGLTFGARVLDRFLDEC, encoded by the coding sequence GTGAGCGCGGAACAGACAACGGGCGCCGAGAACGAGGTCGTGGACATCTGCCGCGACCTGATCCGGATCGACACCAGCAACTACGGCGACCACTCCGGGCCCGGCGAGCGCGCCGCCGCCGAGTACGTGGCCGAGAAGCTCGCCGAGGTGGGGCTGGAGCCGCAGATCTTCGAGTCGCACCCCGGGCGGGCATCGACCGTGGCGCGGATCGAGGGGGAGGACCCGTCGCGGCCGGCGCTGCTGATCCACGGGCACACGGACGTCGTCCCGGCCGACGCCGCGGACTGGACCCACCATCCGTTCGCGGGCGAGATCGCCGACGGGTGCCTGTGGGGGCGCGGCGCGGTGGACATGAAGGACATGGACGCGATGACCCTCGCGGTCGTCCGCGACCGGATGCGGACCGGGCGCAAGCCCCCGCGCGACGTGGTGCTCGCCTTCCTCGCGGACGAGGAGGCGGGCGGCACGTACGGCGCCCGCTATCTGGTGGACAGGCACCCCGGGCTGTTCGAGGGGGTCACCGAGGCGATCAGCGAGGTCGGCGGCTTCTCGTTCACCGTCAACGAGAACCTGCGGCTCTACCTGGTCGAGACGGCCCAGAAGGGCATGCACTGGATGCGGCTGACCGTGGAGGGCACCGCCGGCCACGGTTCCATGACCAACACCGACAACGCGATCACCGAGCTCTGCGAGGCGGTCGGCCGGCTGGGGCGGCACCAGTTCCCGGTACGGGTGACCAAGACCGTGCGGTCCTTCCTCGACGAGCTGTCGGACGCGCTGGGCACCCCCCTGGACCCCGAGGACATGGAGGCCACCCTCGCCAAGCTGGGCGGCATCGCCAAGATCATCGGGGCGACGCTGCGGAACACGGCCGCGCCGACGATGCTCGGCGCCGGCTACAAGGTGAACGTCATCCCCGGACAGGCCACGGCGCACGTCGACGGCCGGTTCCTGCCCGGGTACGAGGAGGAGTTCCTCGCCGACCTCGACCGGATCCTCGGGCCGCGGGTCAAGCGCGAGGACGTGCACGCGGACAAGGCGCTGGAGACCGGGTTCGACGGGGACCTCGTCCAGGCGATGCAGACGGCGCTGCGGGCCGAGGACCCGATCGCCCGCGCCGTGCCGTACATGCTCTCCGGCGGCACCGACGCCAAGTCCTTCGACGACCTCGGGATCCGCGGCTTCGGGTTCGCCCCGCTGAAGCTGCCGCCCGAGCTGGACTTCGCCGGGATGTTCCACGGGGTGGACGAGCGCGTCCCCGTCGATGGTCTGACATTCGGTGCGCGCGTGCTCGACCGGTTCCTGGATGAGTGCTGA
- a CDS encoding class I SAM-dependent methyltransferase: MKPLGSPERVRSGERKPVIDNVSDTARWVAEYRARESARRDRLFSDPYAAALAGERGRVIAGEARRGFGNGWFFIARIKLIDLLVEECVAEGCTRVINLAAGFDTRPYRLDLPSSLEWVEADLPGIIEEKERALAAEKPRCVLSRTAVDLTGAAARRAFLASATAGGGRTLVITEGLLLYLDASEVHALSADLKSCRVTWWTADVIGPLIRRLSARASRENNAPVVFAPDDGVAFLGTRRLDRGTRRHPVVRGGEMAPPFPADAARLPAPAGRSAATGERPLVRRRPAARPGFRGAFRTASGLTFRATSGLSRRPA; encoded by the coding sequence TTGAAACCTCTCGGTTCCCCTGAAAGGGTCCGCTCGGGTGAGCGGAAACCGGTTATCGACAATGTCTCGGATACCGCGCGCTGGGTCGCCGAGTACCGGGCCAGGGAATCCGCCCGCCGGGACCGGCTGTTCAGCGATCCGTACGCGGCCGCGCTGGCCGGCGAGCGCGGCCGGGTGATCGCCGGGGAGGCCCGGCGGGGTTTCGGCAACGGCTGGTTCTTCATCGCCCGGATTAAGCTCATCGATCTGCTGGTCGAGGAGTGCGTGGCCGAGGGCTGCACCCGGGTGATCAACCTGGCGGCGGGCTTCGACACCCGGCCGTACCGCCTTGACCTGCCCTCTTCCCTGGAGTGGGTGGAGGCCGACCTGCCGGGGATCATCGAGGAGAAGGAGCGGGCGCTGGCCGCCGAGAAGCCGCGCTGCGTCCTCTCGCGCACCGCCGTGGACCTCACCGGCGCCGCCGCCCGCCGCGCCTTCCTGGCCTCGGCGACGGCCGGCGGCGGCCGGACGCTCGTCATCACGGAAGGGCTTCTGTTATATCTGGACGCGTCCGAGGTCCACGCCCTCTCGGCGGATCTGAAATCCTGCCGGGTGACGTGGTGGACGGCCGACGTCATCGGCCCGCTCATCCGCCGGCTTTCGGCCCGGGCGAGCCGCGAGAACAACGCGCCCGTCGTATTCGCGCCGGACGACGGAGTCGCTTTCTTGGGAACGCGCCGGCTGGACCGTGGAACGCGTCGGCACCCAGTTGTCCGCGGCGGCGAAATGGCGCCGCCTTTCCCCGCTGATGCGGCTCGTCTCCCGGCTCCCGCAGGCCGATCCGCGGCAACCGGGGAACGCCCTCTGGTCCGCCGTCGTCCGGCTGCGCGACCCGGATTCCGCGGCGCTTTCCGAACGGCGTCCGGCCTGACCTTCCGAGCGACCTCCGGCCTGAGCCGGCGTCCCGCCTGA